From one Neofelis nebulosa isolate mNeoNeb1 chromosome 4, mNeoNeb1.pri, whole genome shotgun sequence genomic stretch:
- the PGLS gene encoding 6-phosphogluconolactonase isoform X2 produces the protein MAAPAPGLISVFSSPQELGASLAQLVAQRAACCLAGARARFALGLSGGSLVSMLARELPAAAAPAGPASLARWTVGFCDERLVPFEHAESTYGLYRTHLLSRLPIPDSQVITINPQLPVEEAAEDYAKKLRQAFQGDAIPVFDLLILGVGPDGHTCSLFPDHPLLQRILEAKEENPLPAALVQPHTGKLCWFLDEAAARLLTVPFEKHSTL, from the exons atGGCCGCGCCGGCCCCGGGCCTCATCTCGGTCTTCTCGAGTCCGCAGGAGCTGGGCGCGTCGCTAGCGCAACTGGTGGCGCAGCGGGCGGCGTGCTGCCTGGCGGGGGCCCGCGCCCGCTTCGCGCTCGGCCTGTCGGGCGGCAGCCTCGTCTCGATGCTGGCCCGTGAGctgcccgccgccgccgcccccgccggccccgccAGCCTCGCGCGCTGGACCGTAGGCTTCTGCGACGAGCGCCTCGTGCCCTTCGAGCACGCCGAGAGCACGTACGGTCTCTATCGG ACCCACTTGCTCTCCAGGCTGCCCATTCCCGACAGCCAGGTGATCACCATTAACCCCCAGCTTCCTGTGGAGGAGGCGGCCGAGGACTATGCCAAGAAGCTGAGACAG GCCTTCCAAGGGGACGCCATTCCGGTTTTTGACCTGCTGATTCTCGGAGTGGGTCCTGACGGCCACACCTGCTCACTCTTCCCGGACCACCCCCTCCTGCAG CGCATTTTGGAGGCCAAGGAGGAGaaccccctccccgccgccctgGTCCAGCCCCACACGGGGAAACTTTGCTGGTTCCTGGATGAGGCCGCGGCGCGACTCCTGACTGTGCCCTTTGAGAAGCATTCCACTTTGTAG
- the PGLS gene encoding 6-phosphogluconolactonase isoform X1 gives MAAPAPGLISVFSSPQELGASLAQLVAQRAACCLAGARARFALGLSGGSLVSMLARELPAAAAPAGPASLARWTVGFCDERLVPFEHAESTYGLYRTHLLSRLPIPDSQVITINPQLPVEEAAEDYAKKLRQAFQGDAIPVFDLLILGVGPDGHTCSLFPDHPLLQEREKIVAPISDSPKPPPERVTLTLPVLNAARTVIFVATGEGKAAVLKRILEAKEENPLPAALVQPHTGKLCWFLDEAAARLLTVPFEKHSTL, from the exons atGGCCGCGCCGGCCCCGGGCCTCATCTCGGTCTTCTCGAGTCCGCAGGAGCTGGGCGCGTCGCTAGCGCAACTGGTGGCGCAGCGGGCGGCGTGCTGCCTGGCGGGGGCCCGCGCCCGCTTCGCGCTCGGCCTGTCGGGCGGCAGCCTCGTCTCGATGCTGGCCCGTGAGctgcccgccgccgccgcccccgccggccccgccAGCCTCGCGCGCTGGACCGTAGGCTTCTGCGACGAGCGCCTCGTGCCCTTCGAGCACGCCGAGAGCACGTACGGTCTCTATCGG ACCCACTTGCTCTCCAGGCTGCCCATTCCCGACAGCCAGGTGATCACCATTAACCCCCAGCTTCCTGTGGAGGAGGCGGCCGAGGACTATGCCAAGAAGCTGAGACAG GCCTTCCAAGGGGACGCCATTCCGGTTTTTGACCTGCTGATTCTCGGAGTGGGTCCTGACGGCCACACCTGCTCACTCTTCCCGGACCACCCCCTCCTGCAG gagcGGGAGAAGATCGTGGCCCCTATCAGCGACTCCCCAAAGCCACCACCAGAGCGTGTGACCCTCACGCTTCCTGTGCTAAATGCAGCCCGAACTGTCATTTTTGTGGCAACCGGAGAAGGCAAGGCAGCTGTTCTGAAG CGCATTTTGGAGGCCAAGGAGGAGaaccccctccccgccgccctgGTCCAGCCCCACACGGGGAAACTTTGCTGGTTCCTGGATGAGGCCGCGGCGCGACTCCTGACTGTGCCCTTTGAGAAGCATTCCACTTTGTAG